Proteins co-encoded in one Paracoccus aestuarii genomic window:
- a CDS encoding MoaD/ThiS family protein — MTREILYFAWLRERIGLPRETVDSDAATPRALIAELAARSDGHAAAFDDIAALRCALDQVLADLDAPLGDAREVAFFPPMTGG, encoded by the coding sequence GTGACGCGTGAGATCCTCTATTTCGCATGGCTGCGCGAACGCATCGGCCTGCCGCGCGAGACGGTCGACAGCGACGCCGCCACCCCACGCGCGCTGATCGCGGAACTGGCCGCCCGGTCGGACGGGCATGCGGCGGCCTTCGACGACATCGCCGCGCTGCGCTGCGCGCTGGACCAGGTCCTGGCGGATCTGGACGCCCCCTTGGGCGATGCGCGCGAGGTCGCGTTCTTTCCGCCGATGACGGGCGGCTGA
- the pgsA gene encoding CDP-diacylglycerol--glycerol-3-phosphate 3-phosphatidyltransferase, which yields MRWTLPNILTLLRLLAAPGVPLMFLYFQRPWADWAALTLFLLAAVTDWFDGYLARAWKQESRFGAAMDPIADKAMVVIALVVITGYSGMNPWLILPVTVILFREVFVSGLREFLGDKARLLAVTRMAKWKTTLQMVAISVLFLSTGLAFVEHGRPPRVGEAGLIWSGSLAAWATYAGLVLIWAAAVLTAWTGWDYFVKAMPHLRDNRRDA from the coding sequence ATGCGCTGGACCCTGCCCAATATCCTGACCCTTCTGCGTCTGCTGGCGGCCCCCGGGGTCCCGCTGATGTTTCTCTATTTCCAGCGGCCTTGGGCCGATTGGGCGGCGCTGACGCTGTTTCTGCTGGCGGCGGTGACCGACTGGTTCGACGGCTATCTGGCGCGGGCCTGGAAACAGGAAAGCCGCTTCGGCGCGGCGATGGACCCGATCGCGGACAAGGCGATGGTGGTCATCGCGCTGGTCGTCATCACCGGCTATTCGGGGATGAACCCCTGGCTGATCCTGCCCGTCACGGTCATCCTGTTCCGCGAGGTCTTCGTGTCGGGCCTGCGCGAATTCCTGGGCGACAAGGCGCGGCTGCTGGCGGTCACGCGGATGGCCAAGTGGAAGACCACGCTGCAGATGGTCGCGATATCGGTGCTGTTCCTGTCCACGGGCCTGGCCTTCGTGGAACATGGCCGCCCGCCCCGGGTGGGCGAGGCCGGGCTGATCTGGTCGGGCAGCCTGGCGGCCTGGGCCACCTATGCGGGGCTGGTGCTGATCTGGGCGGCGGCGGTGCTGACGGCCTGGACGGGCTGGGACTACTTCGTCAAGGCCATGCCGCATCTGAGGGACAACCGCCGTGACGCGTGA